The Metabacillus sediminilitoris genome window below encodes:
- the rpmA gene encoding 50S ribosomal protein L27: protein MLRLDLQFFASKKGVGSTKNGRDSQAKRLGAKRADGQLVSGGSILYRQRGTKIYPGENVGRGGDDTLFAKVDGVVKFERFGRDRKKVSVYPVAQEA, encoded by the coding sequence ATGTTAAGATTAGATCTTCAGTTCTTCGCATCTAAGAAGGGGGTAGGTTCGACTAAAAATGGTCGTGACTCTCAGGCAAAACGTCTTGGTGCAAAGCGTGCAGATGGACAATTGGTGTCTGGTGGTTCAATTCTTTACCGTCAACGCGGTACAAAAATTTACCCAGGTGAAAACGTTGGCCGTGGCGGTGATGACACACTATTCGCAAAAGTTGATGGTGTTGTTAAGTTCGAACGTTTCGGACGTGACCGTAAAAAAGTTAGCGTATATCCAGTAGCACAAGAAGCATAA
- a CDS encoding ribosomal-processing cysteine protease Prp, with translation MINAKIYRSNEGLITSFILSGHAEFDEHGKDIVCAGASAVTFGAVNAVLSLTKIEPQIEQGGDGGYLHVKLPVDLDKSTSDKVQLLLEGMLVSLQTIERDYGQYISVKIMN, from the coding sequence ATGATAAATGCGAAAATTTATCGTTCGAATGAGGGACTTATAACATCGTTCATATTATCTGGACATGCCGAGTTTGATGAACACGGAAAAGATATTGTTTGCGCTGGAGCTTCAGCTGTTACTTTTGGTGCAGTTAATGCAGTACTGTCTCTAACAAAAATTGAACCACAAATTGAGCAAGGTGGAGATGGCGGCTATTTACATGTTAAATTGCCGGTTGATCTCGACAAATCAACAAGTGATAAAGTTCAGCTTTTGCTTGAGGGTATGCTAGTTTCACTTCAAACAATTGAAAGAGATTATGGACAATATATTTCTGTAAAGATAATGAATTAA
- the rplU gene encoding 50S ribosomal protein L21, whose product MYAIIETGGKQIKVEEGQVIYIEKLGTEQGETVTFDKVLFVGGDNVKVGSPTVDGATVTGKVEKHGRQKKITVFKYKAKKNYRKKQGHRQPYTKVVIDTINA is encoded by the coding sequence ATGTACGCAATTATTGAAACTGGTGGAAAGCAAATTAAAGTTGAAGAAGGTCAAGTTATCTATATTGAGAAGCTTGGTACTGAACAAGGTGAAACTGTTACGTTTGACAAAGTTTTATTTGTAGGTGGAGACAACGTTAAAGTTGGTAGCCCAACTGTTGACGGAGCGACTGTAACTGGTAAAGTTGAAAAACACGGTCGTCAAAAGAAAATCACTGTCTTCAAATATAAAGCTAAGAAAAACTACCGCAAAAAACAAGGTCACCGTCAGCCATACACTAAAGTTGTGATTGACACAATCAACGCGTAA